In a genomic window of Streptococcus mitis NCTC 12261:
- a CDS encoding diaminopimelate decarboxylase, protein MKTPFINREDLEAIVAEFPTPFHLYDEKGIREKARAVNQAFSWNKGFKEYFAVKATPTPAILKILQEEGCGVDCSSYVELLMSHKLNFPGSEIMFSSNNTPDKEYAYARELGATINLDAFEDIEHLERAAGIPEIISCRYNPGGVFELGTDIMDNPGEAKFGMTKDQLFEAFAILKEKGAKTFGIHSFLASNTVTHLYYPELARQLFELAVEIKEKLGISLDFINLSGGIGVNYRPDQEPNDIALIGEGVRKVYEEVLTPAGLGQVKIFTELGRFMLAPHGALVTRVTHKKKTYRTYLGVDASAVNLMRPAMYGAYHHITNLTHLEGPAEVVDVVGSLCENNDKFAVNRELPHTEIGDLLIIHDTGAHGFSMGYQYNAKLRSAEILYTEEGKARQIRRAERPEDYFATLYGFDFEE, encoded by the coding sequence ATGAAAACACCATTTATCAATAGAGAAGACTTAGAAGCGATTGTTGCCGAGTTCCCGACTCCCTTTCACTTATATGATGAGAAGGGGATTCGTGAGAAGGCAAGGGCCGTCAACCAAGCATTTTCCTGGAACAAGGGCTTTAAGGAATATTTTGCGGTTAAGGCTACTCCAACACCAGCTATCTTGAAAATTCTTCAAGAGGAAGGTTGTGGAGTGGACTGCTCTAGTTATGTAGAACTTTTGATGAGTCATAAACTGAATTTCCCTGGTTCTGAGATTATGTTCTCTTCAAACAATACGCCAGATAAGGAATATGCCTATGCGCGTGAATTGGGTGCGACCATTAACTTGGATGCCTTTGAAGATATTGAACATCTAGAGCGCGCAGCAGGCATTCCAGAAATCATCTCTTGTCGTTACAATCCTGGTGGTGTTTTTGAGCTAGGAACAGATATTATGGACAATCCTGGAGAAGCCAAGTTTGGCATGACCAAGGACCAGCTCTTTGAAGCTTTTGCCATCTTGAAGGAAAAAGGAGCTAAGACTTTTGGGATTCACTCCTTCCTAGCGTCCAATACCGTGACCCATCTCTATTATCCAGAGTTGGCTCGTCAGCTTTTTGAATTGGCTGTTGAAATCAAGGAAAAGTTGGGCATTTCGCTAGACTTTATCAATCTTTCTGGCGGTATTGGTGTCAACTATCGTCCAGACCAGGAGCCAAATGATATTGCCTTGATTGGTGAGGGAGTTCGTAAGGTGTATGAAGAGGTCCTTACGCCAGCAGGTCTTGGTCAAGTCAAGATTTTCACCGAATTGGGTCGCTTTATGTTAGCACCTCACGGTGCTTTGGTCACAAGAGTTACCCATAAGAAGAAAACCTACCGTACCTATCTAGGTGTGGATGCATCGGCAGTCAACCTCATGCGTCCAGCCATGTACGGAGCCTACCACCATATTACCAATCTGACACATCTAGAAGGACCAGCTGAAGTGGTAGATGTGGTCGGTTCACTCTGTGAAAACAATGATAAATTTGCAGTGAATCGCGAATTGCCTCATACAGAAATCGGTGATTTGCTGATAATTCATGATACAGGTGCCCACGGTTTTTCAATGGGTTACCAGTACAACGCCAAACTTCGTTCTGCGGAAATCCTCTATACCGAAGAAGGTAAAGCCCGTCAAATTCGCCGTGCAGAGCGACCTGAGGACTACTTTGCAACCTTGTATGGCTTTGATTTTGAAGAATAA
- the pflA gene encoding pyruvate formate-lyase-activating protein: protein MSEETIDYGQVTGMVHSTESFGSVDGPGIRFIVFLQGCHMRCQYCHNPDTWAMESNKSRERTVDDVLTEALRYRGFWGNKGGITVSGGEALLQIDFLIALFTKAKEQGIHCTLDTCALPFRNKPRYLEKFDKLMAVTDLVLLDIKEINEEQHKIVTSQTNKNILACAQYLSDIGKPVWIRHVLVPGLTDRDDDLIELGKFVKTLKNVDKFEILPYHTMGEFKWRELGIPYSLEGVKPPTADRVKNAKKLMDTESYQDYMKRVHG, encoded by the coding sequence ATGTCTGAAGAAACAATTGATTATGGACAAGTGACAGGAATGGTACATTCGACAGAAAGCTTTGGATCAGTAGATGGACCTGGTATTCGCTTTATTGTCTTTTTGCAGGGCTGTCACATGCGTTGCCAGTATTGCCACAACCCGGACACTTGGGCTATGGAGTCTAATAAATCGCGTGAACGGACGGTAGATGATGTTTTGACAGAGGCCTTGCGCTACCGCGGTTTCTGGGGAAATAAGGGTGGGATTACAGTCAGTGGAGGAGAAGCCCTCTTGCAGATTGATTTCCTGATTGCCCTCTTCACTAAGGCTAAGGAACAAGGAATCCACTGTACCTTGGATACCTGTGCCCTTCCTTTCCGTAATAAACCACGTTACCTTGAGAAGTTTGACAAACTCATGGCTGTCACTGACTTGGTTCTCTTGGATATCAAGGAAATCAACGAAGAACAGCACAAGATTGTCACTAGCCAAACCAATAAAAATATCTTGGCTTGTGCCCAGTATCTATCAGATATTGGAAAACCTGTCTGGATTCGCCATGTGCTAGTTCCAGGATTGACAGATAGAGATGACGACTTGATTGAACTTGGGAAGTTCGTCAAGACCCTCAAAAATGTTGATAAGTTTGAAATTCTGCCTTATCACACTATGGGTGAGTTTAAATGGCGTGAATTGGGAATTCCATATTCCCTCGAAGGGGTCAAACCACCAACAGCAGACCGCGTCAAGAACGCTAAAAAACTCATGGATACCGAAAGTTACCAAGACTATATGAAACGTGTACATGGATAA
- the yidC gene encoding membrane protein insertase YidC, with protein sequence MKSIKRFALSTMGVAMLLVLTGCVSVDKATGEPTGFIWNTFGAPMAEAIKYFATDQGLGFGMAIIIVTIIVRLIILPLGIYQSWKATLHSEKMNALKHVLEPHQTRLKEATTQEEKLEAQQALFAAQKEHGISMFGGVGCFPILLQMPFFSAIYFAAQHTEGVAQASYLGIPLGSPSMILVACAGVLYYLQSLLSLHGVEDETQREQIKKMAYVSPITIVVFSLISPASVTLYWVVGGFMMILQQFIVNYIVRPKLRKKVREELAKNPPKARAFSTPSGRKDVTPEQPTAITSKKKHKNRNAGKQRSR encoded by the coding sequence GTGAAATCTATTAAACGTTTTGCACTCTCGACTATGGGAGTGGCTATGTTGCTTGTCTTGACTGGCTGTGTTAGCGTCGATAAAGCAACAGGAGAGCCAACAGGATTTATTTGGAATACTTTCGGAGCGCCTATGGCTGAAGCTATCAAGTACTTCGCTACTGATCAAGGTCTAGGCTTTGGTATGGCTATCATTATCGTAACCATTATCGTGCGCTTGATTATCTTGCCACTTGGTATCTACCAATCATGGAAGGCAACGCTTCACTCTGAAAAGATGAACGCCCTCAAGCACGTCCTTGAGCCACACCAAACACGTCTCAAGGAAGCGACTACTCAAGAAGAAAAACTCGAAGCCCAACAAGCTCTCTTTGCTGCTCAAAAAGAGCACGGCATCAGCATGTTTGGTGGTGTAGGATGCTTCCCTATCCTCCTTCAAATGCCTTTCTTCTCAGCTATCTACTTTGCTGCCCAACATACTGAAGGGGTTGCTCAAGCAAGCTACCTAGGCATTCCTCTAGGTTCTCCAAGTATGATTTTGGTTGCCTGCGCAGGTGTCCTTTACTATCTTCAATCGCTCCTTTCACTTCACGGAGTAGAAGACGAAACGCAAAGAGAACAAATCAAGAAAATGGCTTACGTGAGCCCAATCACGATTGTTGTCTTCTCCCTCATTTCACCAGCCAGTGTCACACTTTACTGGGTTGTCGGTGGTTTCATGATGATTCTCCAACAGTTTATCGTCAACTATATCGTCCGTCCAAAACTTCGCAAAAAAGTCCGTGAAGAACTAGCCAAGAACCCACCAAAAGCACGTGCTTTCTCTACACCAAGTGGACGAAAAGACGTTACCCCTGAACAACCAACTGCTATCACAAGCAAGAAAAAACACAAAAATCGCAACGCTGGAAAACAACGTTCGAGATAA
- a CDS encoding acylphosphatase — protein sequence MQKVRMIAQGRVQGVGFRWGVYSLALEIGGITGRVWNNDDGTVEILAQADSSATMAKFIQEIRKGPTPFSKVSYLDVKLSNFPPYPDFKIAN from the coding sequence ATGCAAAAGGTTAGAATGATCGCCCAAGGCAGGGTGCAGGGAGTCGGTTTTCGTTGGGGTGTTTACAGCTTGGCGCTTGAAATTGGTGGCATCACAGGTCGAGTATGGAATAACGACGATGGCACAGTGGAAATATTAGCCCAAGCAGACTCATCTGCTACCATGGCAAAATTTATCCAAGAAATCCGCAAAGGACCCACACCTTTTTCAAAAGTCAGCTACTTAGATGTCAAACTAAGTAACTTTCCTCCCTACCCTGACTTTAAAATCGCAAATTAA
- a CDS encoding TrmH family RNA methyltransferase, whose product MTIITSKANSVVKNAKKLHQKKYRKSAYLIEGWHLFEEAVQAGVTIEKIFALESYREQLAAFSQTVWVSEDILLDLADSQTPQGIVAVVQKEEVGQADFSQGKFLFLEDVQDPGNVGTIIRTADAAGFTGVIVSDKSADIYSLKTLRSMQGSHFHLPIYRMSSQALLKETKEAGISVLATTLSKDSVDYRELPPIENFVLVMGNEGQGISSLMAESADQLVHISMKGKAESLNVAVAAGILIFHLS is encoded by the coding sequence ATGACTATTATAACCTCAAAAGCCAATTCTGTGGTAAAAAATGCCAAGAAATTACACCAAAAAAAATACCGCAAGTCTGCTTATTTGATTGAAGGCTGGCACTTGTTTGAAGAAGCTGTTCAAGCTGGAGTGACGATTGAGAAAATCTTTGCCCTAGAAAGTTATCGAGAACAGTTAGCTGCTTTTTCGCAAACTGTCTGGGTGTCAGAGGATATTTTGCTAGATTTGGCGGATTCTCAGACTCCACAGGGAATTGTTGCCGTGGTTCAAAAAGAAGAAGTAGGGCAAGCTGACTTTAGCCAGGGCAAGTTCTTGTTTTTGGAAGATGTGCAAGATCCTGGTAATGTGGGAACTATCATTCGGACTGCGGATGCAGCAGGTTTTACTGGAGTGATTGTTTCAGATAAATCGGCAGATATATACAGTCTCAAGACTCTACGTTCCATGCAAGGCAGTCATTTCCACCTGCCCATTTATAGGATGTCGAGTCAAGCGCTTCTTAAGGAAACCAAAGAGGCAGGTATCTCAGTGCTGGCAACAACCCTATCTAAAGATTCTGTTGATTACAGAGAACTGCCTCCTATAGAAAATTTTGTACTAGTCATGGGAAATGAGGGTCAAGGAATTAGTTCCCTCATGGCTGAAAGTGCAGATCAATTGGTCCATATTAGCATGAAGGGGAAGGCAGAGAGTTTGAATGTTGCAGTTGCGGCCGGTATTTTAATTTTCCATTTAAGCTAA
- a CDS encoding Bax inhibitor-1/YccA family protein — translation MNHTIIHDRAGLNQFYAKVYAFVGLGIGLSALVSGLMLTVFQSQLVYFLMQGRLWLTIATFAELALVFVASNMALKNSPAALPVFLLYSVLNGFTLSFVVAFYTPGTVLSAFVSSALLFFVMAAVGMFTKKDLSGLGRAMMAALIGLLIAMVVNIFLASGFFDYMISVAMVLVFSGLIAWDNQRIRLAYEQSQGRVATGWVVSMALSIYLDFINLFLSILRIFGRND, via the coding sequence ATGAATCACACTATTATTCACGACCGCGCAGGTCTCAATCAATTTTACGCTAAGGTTTATGCCTTTGTTGGTCTGGGAATCGGATTATCCGCTTTAGTATCAGGTCTTATGTTGACGGTCTTTCAATCTCAGTTGGTTTACTTTTTGATGCAGGGACGCCTCTGGTTGACCATTGCTACTTTTGCGGAGTTGGCCTTGGTTTTCGTTGCCAGTAACATGGCCTTAAAGAATAGTCCAGCGGCTCTTCCAGTATTTTTACTTTACTCTGTTTTAAACGGCTTTACTCTTAGTTTTGTGGTGGCCTTCTATACTCCGGGTACAGTTTTATCCGCCTTTGTGTCTAGCGCCCTTCTCTTCTTTGTCATGGCGGCAGTTGGCATGTTCACCAAGAAAGATTTGAGTGGCCTTGGTCGGGCTATGATGGCGGCTCTTATCGGTTTGCTGATTGCCATGGTAGTTAATATTTTCTTGGCTAGCGGCTTCTTTGATTATATGATTAGCGTAGCCATGGTTTTGGTTTTCTCAGGGTTGATTGCTTGGGACAACCAAAGAATTCGTCTTGCTTATGAACAATCACAAGGCCGTGTAGCGACAGGTTGGGTTGTGTCAATGGCTCTCAGTATCTATCTTGATTTTATCAATCTCTTCCTAAGTATTCTACGTATCTTCGGTCGAAATGACTAA
- the rsmD gene encoding 16S rRNA (guanine(966)-N(2))-methyltransferase RsmD, whose product MKIVSGIYGGRPLKTLEGKTTRPTSDKVRGAIFNMIGPYFEGGRVLDLYAGSGGLSIEAVSRGMSSAVLVERDRKAQAIVAENIQMTKEVGKFELLKMDAERALEQVSGEFDLIFLDPPYAKEQIVADIEKMDEKELFSEDVMVVCETDKAVELPEEIACLGIWKEKIYGISKVTVYVR is encoded by the coding sequence ATGAAAATCGTATCAGGAATCTATGGGGGACGTCCCCTCAAGACACTAGAAGGAAAGACGACAAGACCTACTTCGGATAAGGTTAGGGGAGCCATTTTTAACATGATTGGTCCCTACTTTGAAGGGGGACGAGTCTTGGACCTGTATGCAGGTAGTGGTGGTTTATCTATCGAGGCAGTCTCGCGTGGCATGTCCAGCGCTGTTTTGGTGGAACGAGACCGTAAGGCTCAGGCTATCGTGGCTGAAAATATTCAGATGACCAAGGAAGTTGGAAAATTTGAGCTCCTCAAGATGGATGCAGAAAGGGCATTGGAACAGGTATCTGGGGAATTTGACCTCATTTTCTTAGACCCTCCTTATGCCAAGGAACAAATCGTAGCAGATATTGAAAAAATGGATGAGAAAGAGCTTTTTTCTGAAGATGTCATGGTCGTGTGTGAGACGGATAAGGCCGTCGAACTTCCAGAAGAAATTGCCTGCCTGGGTATCTGGAAGGAAAAAATTTATGGAATTAGTAAGGTGACAGTTTATGTCAGATAA
- the coaD gene encoding pantetheine-phosphate adenylyltransferase, whose product MSDKIGLFTGSFDPMTNGHLDMIERASRLFDKLYVGIFFNPHKQGFLPIENRKRGLETALKHLENVEVVSSHDELVVDVAKRLGATFLVRGLRNALDLQYEASFDYYNHQLSPDIETIYLHSRPEHLYISSSGVRELLKFGQDIAGYVPDSILEEIRNEKKD is encoded by the coding sequence ATGTCAGATAAGATTGGCTTATTCACAGGCTCATTTGATCCGATGACAAATGGGCATCTGGATATGATTGAACGGGCGAGCAGACTCTTTGATAAGCTCTATGTCGGTATTTTTTTTAATCCCCATAAACAAGGATTTCTCCCTATCGAAAATCGTAAACGGGGGCTAGAAACGGCTTTGAAACATTTGGAAAATGTTGAAGTTGTGTCTTCTCATGATGAATTGGTGGTTGATGTTGCAAAAAGACTGGGGGCTACTTTCCTAGTGCGAGGCTTGAGAAATGCGTTGGATTTGCAATATGAAGCCAGTTTTGATTACTACAATCATCAGCTGTCTCCTGATATAGAGACCATTTATTTACATAGCAGACCTGAACATCTCTATATCAGTTCATCAGGTGTTAGGGAACTATTGAAGTTCGGTCAGGATATTGCCGGCTATGTTCCTGATAGTATTTTGGAGGAAATAAGAAATGAAAAAAAAGATTAG
- a CDS encoding SepM family pheromone-processing serine protease: MKKKIRWPLYVIAALIVTFLAFVVPLPYYIEVPGGSEDIRQVLKVNDTEDKEAGAYQFVTVGVQHATLAHMIYAWLTPFTDIRSAQETTGGSSDVEFIRINQFYMQTSQNMAKYQGLKTAGKDIELKYLGVYVLTVTDNSTFKGILNISDTVTAVNDQTFDSSKDLIDYVNSQKLGDSVKVTYEEDGQTKSAEGKIITLENGKNGIGIGLIDRTEVTSDVPIRFSTAGIGGPSAGLMFSLAIYTQIADPGLRNGRIVAGTGTIDRDGNVGDIGGIDKKVVASAREGAAIFFAPDNPVSEEEKTAHPDAKNNYQTALEAAKTIKTDMKIVPVKTLQDAIDYLKNNP; encoded by the coding sequence ATGAAAAAAAAGATTAGATGGCCCTTATATGTCATTGCGGCCTTGATTGTGACTTTCTTGGCATTTGTAGTGCCCTTGCCTTATTATATAGAGGTTCCAGGTGGTTCGGAAGATATTCGCCAAGTTCTTAAAGTAAATGACACAGAAGATAAGGAAGCTGGGGCCTATCAATTCGTTACGGTTGGTGTCCAGCACGCTACTTTAGCCCATATGATTTATGCTTGGTTGACGCCTTTTACAGATATTCGTAGTGCCCAAGAGACTACAGGTGGCTCTTCCGATGTTGAATTTATTCGGATCAATCAATTCTACATGCAAACATCACAAAACATGGCCAAGTATCAAGGGTTAAAAACAGCTGGTAAGGATATTGAACTCAAATATCTTGGGGTTTATGTTTTGACTGTGACAGATAATTCAACCTTTAAAGGGATTCTCAACATCTCTGATACGGTCACAGCAGTCAATGATCAGACCTTCGACAGTTCCAAAGATTTGATTGATTATGTCAATTCTCAAAAATTAGGGGACTCCGTCAAGGTCACCTATGAAGAGGATGGGCAAACCAAGTCTGCAGAAGGAAAAATTATTACTCTAGAAAATGGCAAAAATGGGATTGGAATCGGTTTGATTGACCGTACGGAAGTGACCAGTGATGTCCCAATTCGCTTTTCAACAGCTGGTATCGGCGGACCAAGTGCTGGTCTCATGTTTAGTCTGGCCATCTATACCCAAATAGCTGACCCTGGCCTTAGAAATGGCCGTATCGTTGCCGGTACAGGTACCATTGACCGCGATGGTAATGTGGGGGACATTGGAGGTATTGATAAGAAAGTTGTAGCTTCAGCTAGAGAAGGTGCCGCGATTTTCTTTGCACCTGATAATCCTGTTAGCGAAGAAGAAAAGACAGCACATCCTGATGCTAAAAACAACTACCAAACAGCCCTAGAAGCAGCTAAAACAATCAAGACGGATATGAAAATCGTGCCTGTTAAAACCCTACAAGATGCAATTGATTACTTGAAAAACAATCCCTAG
- a CDS encoding DUF1146 family protein: MVQLLFTLSSHMLFIYVSFYLLKNLVRWEKVLKVTAENTGKVRLLVAFFSIVMGYIMSSFFISLYQLWQEALRGLL, encoded by the coding sequence ATGGTTCAATTATTATTCACTCTAAGCAGTCACATGCTCTTTATTTATGTGAGTTTTTACCTTTTAAAGAATCTTGTTAGATGGGAAAAGGTTTTAAAAGTGACAGCTGAGAATACAGGAAAAGTTCGTTTACTAGTAGCCTTTTTCAGCATTGTAATGGGCTATATCATGAGTTCTTTCTTTATCAGCCTATATCAGTTGTGGCAAGAAGCGCTTAGAGGATTATTATAA
- the murA gene encoding UDP-N-acetylglucosamine 1-carboxyvinyltransferase, with protein MEKIVVQGGDNRLVGSVTIEGAKNAVLPLLAATILASEGKTVLQNVPILSDVFTMNQVVLGLNAKVDFDEEAHLVEVDATGDITEEAPYKYVSKMRASIVVLGPILARVGHAKVSMPGGCTIGSRPIDLHLKGLEAMGAKISQTAGYIEAKADRLHGAHIYMDFPSVGATQNLMMAATLADGVTVIENAAREPEIVDLAILLNEMGAKVKGAGTETITITGVEKLHGTTHNVVQDRIEAGTFMVAAAMTGGDVLIKDAVWEHNRPLIAKLLEMGVEVTEEAEGIRVRSQLENLKAVHVKTLPHPGFPTDMQAQFTALMTVAKGESTMVETVFENRFQHLEEMRRMGLHSEIIRDTARIVGGQPLQGAEVLSTDLRASAALILTGLVAQGKTVVGKLVHLDRGYYRFHEKLAQLGAKIQRIEASDEDE; from the coding sequence ATGGAAAAAATTGTGGTTCAAGGTGGCGATAATCGTCTGGTAGGAAGTGTTACGATTGAAGGAGCAAAGAATGCAGTCTTACCTTTGTTGGCAGCGACTATTCTAGCAAGTGAAGGGAAGACCGTCTTGCAGAATGTTCCTATCTTGTCAGATGTTTTCACTATGAATCAGGTGGTTCTCGGTTTAAATGCCAAGGTGGATTTTGATGAGGAAGCTCATCTTGTCGAGGTGGATGCGACTGGCGATATCACAGAGGAAGCTCCTTACAAGTATGTCAGCAAGATGCGTGCATCTATCGTTGTCTTGGGACCAATTCTTGCCCGTGTAGGTCATGCCAAGGTATCCATGCCAGGTGGTTGTACGATTGGTAGCCGCCCTATTGATCTTCATTTAAAAGGTCTGGAAGCTATGGGGGCTAAGATTAGTCAAACAGCTGGTTACATCGAAGCCAAGGCTGATCGCTTACATGGAGCTCATATCTATATGGATTTCCCAAGTGTTGGTGCTACTCAGAACTTGATGATGGCAGCGACTCTGGCTGATGGGGTGACAGTGATTGAAAATGCTGCGCGTGAGCCTGAGATTGTGGACCTAGCCATTCTCCTCAATGAAATGGGAGCTAAGGTTAAGGGGGCTGGTACAGAGACCATTACCATTACAGGTGTTGAGAAACTTCATGGTACGACTCACAATGTAGTCCAAGACCGTATCGAAGCCGGAACCTTTATGGTAGCTGCTGCCATGACTGGTGGTGATGTCTTGATTAAAGACGCTGTCTGGGAGCACAACCGTCCCTTGATTGCCAAGTTACTTGAAATGGGAGTGGAAGTGACAGAGGAGGCTGAAGGAATTCGAGTTCGCTCTCAACTAGAAAATTTAAAAGCTGTTCATGTGAAAACCTTGCCCCACCCAGGATTTCCAACAGATATGCAGGCCCAATTTACAGCCTTGATGACCGTTGCAAAAGGGGAATCAACTATGGTGGAGACAGTTTTCGAAAATCGTTTCCAACATCTAGAAGAAATGCGTCGCATGGGCTTGCACTCTGAGATTATCCGTGATACAGCTCGTATTGTTGGTGGTCAACCTTTGCAGGGGGCAGAAGTTCTTTCAACTGACCTTCGTGCCAGTGCTGCCTTGATTTTGACAGGTTTGGTGGCACAAGGAAAAACTGTAGTTGGTAAATTGGTTCACTTGGATAGAGGTTACTACCGTTTCCATGAGAAGTTGGCACAGCTAGGTGCTAAGATTCAGCGGATTGAGGCAAGTGATGAAGATGAATAA